The Streptomyces sp. NBC_01317 genomic interval CGCGTACATCTCGGCGAGGCCCTCCTCGATACCGCCCGCGTCGGCGGTGAGCCAGCCGTGGGTGAGCCGGGCGTGCAGCTCGATGAACTCGGCGCCGACCAGCTCCGCGTACTCGACCGCGCGGGTCGCGGCGGCCAGCGCCTCGGGGCCTGGGCGGTGCAGGGCGCCCCAGCTGGCGATGTTGACCAGGATGTCGGCGTGCACGGCCGACGGCGGCAGGCCGCGTACCAGGTCCTGGGCGGTGGCGAGTTCCTGCCAGCCGTCGCCGCGGGTGAGGTCCTGCATGAGCCGGGAGCGCTGCGTCCAGAACCACGCGGCGCGCAGCGGGTCGGTGTCCCGCTCCAGGACCCGCATGGCCTTCTTGGAGATCGCCAGGGCCCGTTCGCGGTCGCCGCCGAAGCGGGCGGCGACGGTCGCCTCCGCCATCAGGTCGAGGTAGGAGAGCGCGGTGGTCTTCGTACCACCGGCGCACGCGGGGTAGACCTCGGCGTCGTCCGGCGGCCGCAGGGTGGCGAGCACCTCCGGCGGGGCGTCGTCCCACAGCTCCATGGCCCGCTCCAGCAGCCGCAGTTGCTCGGAGTGGGCGTAGCGCTGCCGGGCCTCGACGGCGGCGCTCAGGACGACGGGCAGGGCCTTGGCCGCGTCGTGGGCGTTGTACCAGTACCCGGCGAGGCGGGTGGTCCGTACATCGGCGCAGACGTACCCCGGATGCGCCTCCAGGGCTTCCGCGTAACGGCGGTTGAGCCGGGAGCGCTCACCGGGGAGCAGGTCGTCGCTGACCGCCTCGCGGACCAGTGAGTGGCGGAAGCGGTAGCTGTTGTCGTCCACCGGGAGCAGGATGTTCGCGCCCACGGCGAGCCGCAGCGCTTCGATGAGGTCGTCCTCGGCGAGCCGCGAGACGGTGTGCAGCAGCGGGTGTTCGACGGTGGTGCCGCCCTCGGCGACGATCCGTACGATCCGCTGGGCGTTCTCCGGCAGCGCCTCGACCCGGACGAGCAGGACGTCGCGCAGGGATTCGCTCAGGCCGGGGCGGCAGCCGGTGGTGTCGTACGAGCAGGCCAGCTCCTCCACGAAGAAGGCGTTGCCGTCGGAGCGGGTGAAGATCTCGTCCAGCATGGCCGCGTCCGGTTCCGCGGCGAGGATGCCGGCCAGCTGCGTGGCGACCTCGGCGCGGGTGAAGCGGGCGAGTTCGAGGTGGCGTACGGACCGCAGGCGGTCCAGCTCGGCCAGGAGCGGGCGCAGCGGGTGGCGGCGGTGGATGTCGTCGGCGCGGTACGTGGCGATCACGACGAGCCGGCCGCGGCGCAACGCGCGGAAGAGGTAGGCGAGGAGGTTCCGGGTCGAGGCGTCGGACCAGTGCAGGTCCTCCAGGACGAGCACCACCGTACGGTCGGCGGCCAGCCGCTCCAGCAGCCGGACGGTCAGTTCGAAGAGGCGCGCGGTGGAGTCCTCGCCGAGCGCCTCCCGGCCCGACTGCCCCAGCTCGGGCAGGATCCGGGCCAGCTCGCCCTCCTGGCCGTCGGCCGCCGCGATCAGCTCGTCGGGCAGGCGGCGCAGCAGGGAGCGCAGCGCGGTGGAGAAGGGGGCGAAGGGCAGTCCGTCGGCGCCGATCTCGACGCAGCCGCCGACCGCGACGACGGCCTTCCGCGCGCAGGCGGTGTCGAGCAGTTCCTCGACCAGGCGGGTCTTGCCGACCCCGGCCTCACCGCTGACGAGCAGCGCCTGCGGCTCGCCTGCGTCGGCGCGGGCGAGCGCTTCGGTGAGGGCGGTCAGTTCGCCGGCTCTGCCGACGAACACAGGGCTGACGGACCTGGTATCCACACGGCCGAGCATCGCACAACTGCCCGAGCCTGGCGTACCGGTTTGTCCGTGCGCGCCGGGCGCGGGGACGGGTGTGCGCGCCCGCGTGTGGGCGGGCGCGCGCTCCGGCGCGGGCGCGAGGGCCCGCGCCGGAGCGGCCTGCGGTACGGCCTGCGGCCTCATGCCGCGCGCGCGAAGCGTTCGCGGAGGGGATTCACCGGCCCCTCCCCAACGTCCCTGGCGGCTCGCCGCGCCTCACGGCGCGCGGCGCGGGCCTCCTGGACGAGCCGCCCCTGGGCGGCCCGGCGCAGCAGCTCGTCGGTGTGGATCTTCTGGAGTTCGTACTCGAACATGGTGTTCCCCCTGAGGCGAAGGTTCCGGCATCTGTTCCGGCATCTGGTGATGCCGTTCGGTGATGCCTCCACCTTCGTCGCCCAGGGGGTCCGCCCACATCGGGAGAGTGCCGCATTTCCCGGCCGCCGGGGCCTTAGGCGCGGGGCCGGGGACATAGGTACGG includes:
- a CDS encoding helix-turn-helix transcriptional regulator, which codes for MLGRVDTRSVSPVFVGRAGELTALTEALARADAGEPQALLVSGEAGVGKTRLVEELLDTACARKAVVAVGGCVEIGADGLPFAPFSTALRSLLRRLPDELIAAADGQEGELARILPELGQSGREALGEDSTARLFELTVRLLERLAADRTVVLVLEDLHWSDASTRNLLAYLFRALRRGRLVVIATYRADDIHRRHPLRPLLAELDRLRSVRHLELARFTRAEVATQLAGILAAEPDAAMLDEIFTRSDGNAFFVEELACSYDTTGCRPGLSESLRDVLLVRVEALPENAQRIVRIVAEGGTTVEHPLLHTVSRLAEDDLIEALRLAVGANILLPVDDNSYRFRHSLVREAVSDDLLPGERSRLNRRYAEALEAHPGYVCADVRTTRLAGYWYNAHDAAKALPVVLSAAVEARQRYAHSEQLRLLERAMELWDDAPPEVLATLRPPDDAEVYPACAGGTKTTALSYLDLMAEATVAARFGGDRERALAISKKAMRVLERDTDPLRAAWFWTQRSRLMQDLTRGDGWQELATAQDLVRGLPPSAVHADILVNIASWGALHRPGPEALAAATRAVEYAELVGAEFIELHARLTHGWLTADAGGIEEGLAEMYAVRDRAAEIGAVGIIGRAGTNLPSTLEAVGRSAEAVTAAELAIAVCHQRGLANSESWVRGNLAQSLTSLGRWTEADRVLDEAAALALSRKTRGLIADRRAELALRRGDLAEARAQVDAARAFYGTHDPQPQHSISLSRMAMSVAARQGRPADARAEFQQAVGRGFPPGTQRYALPLLCAAVAMEAGALGLPGTAGDRARTLAAVRAEAKRLPTIVPVWQAYGLLLDAELARAEGRTTPELWGRAAVAFEQTGRPYETALAQCGWAAALLDAHADRSAAAGPLTRAHALAVSLGARPLAEETEQLAARARIALDDASGRAALAGPDTDPVRALGLTPREQDVLRLVAAGHTNRRIAEELYISPKTASVHVSNILGKLGVSGRTEAAATAHRLRLFSDPAA